The following coding sequences lie in one Candidatus Eremiobacterota bacterium genomic window:
- a CDS encoding S-layer homology domain-containing protein, translating to MPSATNRQTMYRYRAFAALFAAGLLMTACTQSSNSSAQSSASPESSAAATAAVAESPMTSAPPATASGAMGEAESPAANSGTPVSYTDLNGVFGQKEITELAALGVFGTPNGNFNPAGTITRAEFAKWLVLANNAIFVNDSGKQISPSQGTSSAYPDVATSNPNFSYIQGLYDAGFAVGYPDKTFKPDALLTHEQLIAMKESVDRGGLQQYYVSNWDSTMPDWKDKAQINKLFRGAIAEDNGLDRSAVLSWGHPNLVIGNVPRTFGAIAMFRPQQPATRAQAALVLWKIGPHNDHISNPTTEDMPRSAADALAPPTPTPTP from the coding sequence ATGCCCAGCGCGACGAATCGGCAGACCATGTATCGATATCGCGCTTTCGCCGCCCTGTTTGCCGCCGGTCTTCTCATGACCGCGTGCACGCAGTCGAGTAACTCGAGCGCGCAGTCCAGCGCATCTCCGGAATCTTCCGCTGCCGCGACGGCAGCCGTCGCGGAATCGCCAATGACATCGGCGCCCCCGGCGACGGCAAGCGGCGCGATGGGTGAAGCGGAATCGCCGGCCGCGAACAGCGGAACGCCGGTAAGCTATACCGACCTCAACGGCGTCTTTGGGCAAAAGGAGATCACCGAGCTGGCGGCGCTGGGGGTCTTCGGAACGCCGAACGGCAACTTCAATCCGGCAGGTACCATCACTCGCGCGGAGTTCGCGAAATGGCTCGTTCTAGCGAATAACGCGATCTTTGTAAACGACTCGGGCAAACAAATTTCGCCTTCACAAGGCACGAGCTCCGCCTATCCCGACGTCGCGACGTCGAATCCGAACTTCTCCTACATTCAGGGACTGTACGATGCCGGTTTTGCGGTTGGATATCCGGACAAGACGTTCAAACCGGACGCACTGCTGACGCACGAGCAGCTGATCGCCATGAAAGAGAGTGTCGATCGCGGCGGTCTGCAGCAGTATTACGTTTCGAATTGGGATTCGACAATGCCCGATTGGAAGGACAAGGCGCAAATCAACAAGCTGTTTCGCGGCGCCATCGCCGAGGACAACGGGTTAGATCGCTCGGCCGTCCTAAGTTGGGGCCATCCGAATCTCGTCATCGGTAACGTGCCGCGCACGTTTGGCGCGATCGCCATGTTTCGCCCGCAGCAGCCGGCCACGCGCGCCCAAGCCGCGCTCGTCTTATGGAAGATAGGACCGCATAACGACCACATTTCGAACCCGACGACCGAGGACATGCCGCGCAGCGCAGCCGACGCGCTCGCGCCGCCGACGCCAACGCCGACGCCGTAA